Within the Malus sylvestris chromosome 4, drMalSylv7.2, whole genome shotgun sequence genome, the region TCTACCAATCTGCCGTAAAAATCTTGTGGCAGCATTGTCACTTGGGTTCCCGAGTCGAGATACATGTTCCCTTTTGAAATCGACCCTGATGAGTTAAATGGCACAAACTGTTCTCCGACGCTGAATCCCTCAACGGTGACGAAATATTGGTTTTTGTCTGCTCTAGTGATCAATGGCGTCGAAACCACACCTTCACCCGAAACCTCACTCCCCTTCCCAAAACTCATGATGCTTGCATCATTGGGATGATCCGGATCGAAGGGTACGAGACAATGTGAGAATTTCTTGCCTCCAACGTGAGGAGCAAGTTGAGAAATAATAGATAAATTCCCGGCTCCAAGCCCTACTATTCCCATTTCATTTTCGGCGAAAGTTTCCCCGGTGTTGTTGTGCCCACAACCAATCACAACGTCTTTGAATGAAACCGGCTTCCCGGAGCTGGATCCAAACGTGATCGTCTCTTTCGACATCACCCCTTGTGTAATGGAATCATCCATGTAAGTGTAATTGTAGTTGCAAACCTTTTGATCATCATTTGAGCAAGAGGTGTAGCCAGTGTCGTTAGCATAACTACATTCGTGTGCAGTACATGGAAGGGTAGCATACGATGAGGACTTCTTCGGGTCGAACTTGGGATTTTTTTGCTTGTAGCAAGTCGGACACGGCTCACATTGCGTCCACAACAACGTACTTCCTGTATCCGCCACTGCATAAATCTCATAGGGTGGAGTTCCAAGAGAGAGCTTCATAAGTTGTGCACCCTCACCGCCCTCCTTGTCACGCTTTAGTTCCGATTGTGGGGTGCTTTCTTCCATAAGACGTCGAGAAATTTTATGATTATGATTGTAAAGCGATGAATTTAGAGAATTTCGGCGAATAAGTTTGACACTAAATCCACCATTAACATCAGAATTCCTCGCTTCTATAGCTGAACTATGGCATATGACTAGATAAATGATCAAAATCATAGCCACTACACCATAATTGTGTAAAAGAGAAAGACCTCTAGTGTCTGCGGATGCCATATATTACATGGAATTTCAGGAAAGGAGATGTAAGAGGAGAAATTAAGTGTATAATTAGTGCTTAAATAAGGTGCTAGGGTTTATGTTAATGGCTAAAAATTCACTAGTAACACATGGAGTTCCTTTTATTCTAATCTTAGAAAGGGGGTGAtagttttttttagaaaatttgaAAGAGGCCACATTTTTGTGTGAAAAGCTCCATACCACTTGTTTTTATAGGTTCAGTTGTTGCTGTGGACCCTGGTCAAAGCTTGAACCTCATTTATTGGGTTTTCAAACTTCTGAATTCTCCAGGTTTCAACAGTTGATGCCATATTTAGagacacgttttttttttttttaagtcacGTGATGAGTGTTGTAGAACGATATACGTAATTTGTTAGTTATTTCTTAAAAATGTGCTAGGAAAAAAGTCTGGTACAACAAGTATCATaatataaatttttgttttcatgtaTCTAATCTCTTGTATTATGACACGTCCTGTATCGAATCTTGTCCCCgacacactgaaaaatcctttTCAAATTTACATTTTCCACTTTGCACCTGAAGGCCCAAAATTGTATTTGTGCTGTTAATAGCCCAATAACCGGAATGGCTGACTGATCAGTCATAAGTACGGAAATACCCATTGCAACCTCTTGACAGACTTTACTCTTCACAGTTCACTGAGCAGCTTCTTCGTGTTCGTTCAACGCTTTGAATCAAATATGCAGCAGGTGAATTCGAACCCTAATATTTTATTCGCATAATTAATTTCTCTGTACTTATTTACTTCGAACATTTCCCTGCAAAAAGATTTATAATTTATGTTATTTAACTTATGAGTTTTTGGTATTG harbors:
- the LOC126617995 gene encoding aspartic proteinase CDR1-like — encoded protein: MASADTRGLSLLHNYGVVAMILIIYLVICHSSAIEARNSDVNGGFSVKLIRRNSLNSSLYNHNHKISRRLMEESTPQSELKRDKEGGEGAQLMKLSLGTPPYEIYAVADTGSTLLWTQCEPCPTCYKQKNPKFDPKKSSSYATLPCTAHECSYANDTGYTSCSNDDQKVCNYNYTYMDDSITQGVMSKETITFGSSSGKPVSFKDVVIGCGHNNTGETFAENEMGIVGLGAGNLSIISQLAPHVGGKKFSHCLVPFDPDHPNDASIMSFGKGSEVSGEGVVSTPLITRADKNQYFVTVEGFSVGEQFVPFNSSGSISKGNMYLDSGTQVTMLPQDFYGRLVEQVKKVMNSSLKPVEVHDYSGTVLCYNTTENLKAPLLTVHFDGGAKLQLSPAQTFYQNKQDKLHCFGMLNASDTIDEGVGLYGSYAQSNFLIGFDLEKMLVSFKAVDCRKTSSTSPSPSPSPNSAFAIHFSYFFNYVFSFILIVILYL